In the genome of Drosophila pseudoobscura strain MV-25-SWS-2005 chromosome 3, UCI_Dpse_MV25, whole genome shotgun sequence, one region contains:
- the Khc-73 gene encoding kinesin-like protein KIF13A isoform X8, with protein MSSDKIKVAVRVRPFNRREIELGTKCIVEMEKQQTILQNPPPLEKIERKQPKTFAFDHCFYSLNPEDDNFASQETVFDCVGRDILDNAFQGYNACIFAYGQTGSGKSYTMMGSQENKGIIPRLCDKLFSAIANKSTPELMYKVEVSYMEIYNEKVHDLLDPKPNKQSLKVREHNVMGPYVDGLSQLAVASYQDIDNLMTEGNKSRTVAATNMNAESSRSHAVFSVVLTQILTDQATGVSGEKVSRMSLVDLAGSERAVKTGAVGDRLKEGSNINKSLTTLGLVISKLADQTNGKRNGNDKFVPYRDSVLTWLLKDNLGGNSRTVMVATISPSADNYEETLSTLRYADRAKRIVNHAVVNEDPNARIIRELRHEVETLRSMLKHATGSPVGDVQDKLAESENLMKQISQTWEEKLVKTERIQNERQQALEKMGISVQASGIKVEKNKYYLVNLNADPSLNELLVYYLKERTLIGGRSISGQQPDIQLSGLGIQPEHCVITIEDSGLYMEPVQGARCFVNGSAAVEKTPLQNGDRILWGNHHFFRVNSPKSNNTSMSASEPQTPAQLIDYNFARDEIMQNELSNDPIQTAIARLERQHEEDKQVALEKQRQEYERQFQQLRNILSPSTPYAPYAPYDPLRMGKITPNTPTSQMRVEKWAQERDEMFRRSLGQLKTDIMRANSLVQEANFLAEEMEKKTKFSVTLQIPPANLSPNRRRGAFVSEPAILVKRTNSGSQIWTMEKLENKLIDMREMYQEHKERVLNGLDDDNAKPQDPFYESQENHNLIGVANIFLEVLFHDVKLDYHTPIISQQGEVAGRLQVEVERIAGQMPQDRMCESVSESSENSRDEYDDPVDPSSNQITCRVTIKCATGLPLSLSNFVFCQYTFWGHQEMVVPVINAESTAHDQNMVFKFEHTNDFTVTINEEFLEHCIEGALSIEVWGHRSAGFSRTKGWEVEQQQAKARSLVDRWAELSRKIELWVEIHELNDSGEYSPVEVTNRNEVLTGGIYQLRQGQQRRVNVRVKPVQNSGTLPIICQSIVNVAIGSVTVRSRLQRPLDSYQEEDLTVLREKWSEALGRRRQYLDQQIQMLIKKEEKNEQERERELSLVHQWVSLTEERNAVLVPAPGSGIPGAPASWEPPSGMEPHVPVLFLNLNGDDLSAQNTNDELSIAGINSILSKEHGHKFYTLQILQHLDKDVCCVASWDSSMHDSQALNRVTEANERVYLILRTTVRLSHPAPMDLVLRKRLSINIKKGQTLTDRLKKFRLVRGENAIWQSGVTYEVVSNIPKASEELEDRESLAQLAASGDDCSASDGETYIEKYTRGVSAVESILTLDRLRQNVAVKELETAHGQPLSMRKTVSVPNFSQAVKDTTNTGSIMRFDASMESLLNVGRSESFADLNNSALGNKFTPVHSGGGGSGNGVIRNRHSFGGKGSSEDSPGKAFGIARPTFLNLNLNLNTLRIAPTKPSPATSKLLGMRMTTLHEEPLGGHRSLDEEPEDSYSDSEYAAEYEQERQQNRSLATRSRLTSSKTMDSFMDVSSHSSNNYLSYTSSANANMKHLTGLATLSMSSSTSSGYGSQAVSCNNLSNEDITSMRSMSIDETPDLDRVNSNSPPNRQARVNPFLKDMPKAKTQEKVEPQAKTLQEAFTHPLEQPESKEAGQSDDECEQVPKNKINNNNNDSIIKEEPQHAPEEELQEVVEDESEQRQELSTDNQNGNQSLDEATHNISEQNLEGDGIVREELPAGKVMRRKKSNTQPPNNIGNSNNNNNNSNSTSQTARINQRASVAKMEGLAAHMDPSIMSSSTEVEDDGKDVVHLTLPDWIVVGESVLIRPSNASGVIRYVGTTHFQAGAWVGVELDTPTGKNDGTMEGIQYFQCKPKYGKFVRPDKLQLDKRGKAMRAYKAAEKSNSISKEMSSSMTRSKSRGDSLNVSARK; from the exons ATGTCAAGTGATAAGATCAAAGTTGCTGTAAGGGTGCGACCCTTCAATCGCCGCG AAATCGAATTGGGTACAAAATGTAtcgtggaaatggaaaaacaacaGACGATATTGCAGAATCCACCACCATTGGAAAAAATCGAAAG aaaacaaccAAAGACATTTGCATTCGATCACTGCTTCTACTCGTTGAACCCGGAGGATGACAACTTCGCGTCCCAGGAGACGGTGTTCGATTGCGTGGGACGTGACATACTGGACAATGCATTCCAGGGCTATAATGCGTGCATATTCGCGTATGGCCAGACAG GGTCCGGCAAGTCCTATACGATGATGGGCTCTCAGGAGAACAAGGGCATTATACCGCGCCTGTGTGATAAGCTCTTCTCGGCCATTGCCAACAAGTCAACGCCCGAGCTGATGTACAAAGTGGAGGTCTCCTACATGGAGATCTACAACGAGAAGGTCCACGATCTGCTCGACCCGAAGCCAAACAAACAGTCGCTCAAAGTGCGCGAACACAACGTGATGGGTCCCTATGTCGATGGTTTGTCGCAGCTGGCCGTGGCATCCTACCAGGACATCGATAACCTCATGACCGAGGGCAACAAATCCCGGACGGTGGCGGCCACCAACATGAATGCCGAGTCGTCGCGCTCCCATGCCGTCTTCTCGGTGGTGCTCACCCAGATACTCACGGATCAGGCAACGGGCGTCAGCGGGGAGAAGGTTTCGCGGATGTCTCTCGTAGACTTGGCTGGCTCCGAGCGTGCCGTGAAGACGGGCGCTGTCGGCGATCGTCTCAAGGAGGGCTCCAACATAAACAA ATCTCTGACCACGCTGGGCCTGGTCATCTCCAAGCTGGCCGATCAGACCAATGGCAAGCGGAATGGAAACGACAAATTTGTGCCCTATCGGGACTCTGTGCTCACCTGGCTGCTGAAGGACAATCTGGGCGGCAACTCCAGGACCGTAATGGTGGCCACAATCTCACCGTCGGCGGACAACTACGAGGAGACGTTGTCCACGCTGCGCTATGCGGATCGGGCCAAGCGCATCGTCAACCACGCCGTGGTCAACGAAGATCCCAATGCCCGGATCATTCGGGAGCTGCGACACGAGGTGGAGACGCTGAGGAGCATGCTGAAGCACGCCACGGGATCGCCGGTGGGCGATGTGCAGGATAAACTGGCCGAGAGCGAGAATCTAATGAAGCAGATCTCGCAGACGTGGGAGGAGAAGTTGGTCAAGACGGAGCGCATCCAGAACGAGCGACAGCAGGCCCTGGAGAAAATGGGCATCAGTGTGCAGGCCAGCGGCATCAAGGTGGAGAAGAACAAGTACTATTTGGTCAATTTGAATGCGGATCCGTCCCTCAACGAGCTGCTGGTCTACTACCTAAAG GAACGGACGCTGATTGGCGGTCGCAGCATTAGCGGACAACAGCCCGATATACAGCTCTCTGGGCTGGGCATTCAACCGGAGCATTGTGTGATCACCATTGAGGACAGCGGACTGTATATGGAGCCAGTTCAGGGAGCGCGTTGTTTCGTGAACGGATCTGCGGCCGTGGAGAAGACTCCGCTACAGAACGGCGATCGCATCCTGTGGGGCAATCATCATTTCTTCCGCGTCAACTCTCCAAAGAGCAACAACACGAGCATGAGCGCCTCGGAGCCGCAGACGCCGGCCCAGCTGATCGACTACAACTTTGCGCGCGACGAGATTATGCAGAACGAGCTGAGCAATGACCCCATTCAGACGGCCATTGCTCGCCTGGAGCGCCAGCACGAGGAAGATAAGCAGGTGGCGCTGgagaagcagcggcaggagtACGAGCGCCAGTTCCAGCAACTGCGCAACATTCTCTCGCCCAGCACACCCTATGCCCCATATGCCCCCTACGATCCGCTGCGCATGGGCAAGATAACCCCGAATACTCCGACCTCCCAGATGCGGGTCGAAAAGTGGGCACAG GAGCGCGATGAAATGTTCCGACGTTCGCTGGGGCAGCTGAAAACGGACATCATGCGAGCCAATTCCCTGGTGCAAGAGGCCAACTTCCTGGCCGAGGAAATGGAGAAGAAGACCAAATTCTCGGTCACCCTGCAAATACCGCCGGCCAATCTGAGTCCCAACAGGCGACGGGGGGCCTTTGTTAGCGAGCCCGCGATTCTGGTGAAGCGCACAAATTCCGGCAGCCAGATATGGACGATGGAGAAGCTGGAGAACAAACTGATCGACATGCGAGAGATGTACCAGGAGCACAAGGAGCGCGTGCTCAACGGATTG GACGATGACAATGCCAAGCCGCAGGACCCGTTCTACGAGTCGCAGGAGAACCACAATCTCATTGGCGTGGCCAACATATTCCTGGAGGTGCTCTTCCACGACGTCAAGCTGGACTACCACACGCCCATCATCAGCCAGCAGGGTGAGGTGGCAGGACGCCTgcaggtggaggtggagcgcATAGCCGGCCAGATGCCGCAGGACCGCATGTGCGAGTCGGTCTCGGAGTCCTCGGAGAACTCGCGCGACGAGTACGATGACCCTGTCGATCCCTCCTCCAACCAGATCACGTGTCGAGTCACCATCAAGTGCGCCACGggcctgcccctgtccctctcCAACTTTGTGTTCTGCCAGTACACGTTTTGGGGCCACCAGGAGATGGTGGTGCCCGTGATCAATGCCGAGTCCACGGCCCACGATCAGAATATGGTATTCAAGTTCGAGCACACAAACGACTTTACGGTCACCATCAACGAGGAGTTCCTCGAGCACTGCATCGAGGGAGCCCTGTCGATTGAGGTCTGGGGCCATCGCAGTGCCGGATTCTCCAGGACCAAGGGCTGggaggtggagcagcagcaggccaagGCCCGTTCCCTGGTCGACCGCTGGGCGGAGCTTTCGCGCAAAATCGAGCTCTGGGTGGAGATCCACGAGCTGAACGACAGCGGCGAGTACTCGCCCGTGGAAGTGACCAATCGCAACGAGGTTCTGACCGGTGGCATCTACCAGCTGCGCCAGGGTCAGCAGCGACGGGTCAATGTGCGCGTGAAGCCTGTCCAAAACTCGGGAACGCTGCCCATCATCTGCCAGTCGATTGTGAACGTGGCTATTGGTAGTGTGACGGTTCGCTCGCGGCTGCAGCGGCCACTCGACTCCTACCAGGAGGAAGATCTCACCGTCTTGCGTGAGAAGTGGAGCGAGGCGCTGGGACGCCGTCGCCAGTACCTGGACCAGCAGATCcagatgctgatcaagaaggaggagaagaacgagcaggagcgggagcgggagctgAGCCTGGTGCATCAGTGGGTCTCCCTGACGGAGGAACGAAACGCAGTGCTGGTGCCGGCTCCCGGCTCGGGCATACCGGGAGCCCCTGCTTCCTGGGAGCCGCCATCTGGCATGGAGCCGCATGTGCCCGTGCTCTTCTTAAACCTCAACGGCGACGACCTTTCCGCCCAGAACACCAACGACGAGCTCTCCATTGCGGGCATCAATTCCATTCTCTCCAAGGAGCACGGCCACAAATTCTACACGCTGCAGATCCTGCAGCATCTGGACAAGGACGTGTGCTGTGTGGCCAGCTGGGACTCGTCCATGCACGACAGCCAGGCCCTCAACCGCGTCACTGAGGCCAACGAACGTGTCTATCTCATTCTGCGCACCACAGTGCGTCTCTCGCATCCTGCCCCCATGGATCTGGTGCTGCGGAAGCGCCTCAGCATCAACATCAAGAAAGGACAGACGCTGACGGATCGCCTCAAGAAGTTCCGACTTGTGCGGGGCGAGAACGCCATTTGGCAGAGTGGCGTTACCTACGAGGTGGTCTCCAACATTCCGAAGGCCTCCGAAGAGCTCGAGGATCGCGAGTCGCTCGCCCAGCTAGCGGCCAGCGGGGACGATTGCTCGGCCAGCGATGGCGAGACCTACATAG AGAAATACACGCGGGGCGTTTCGGCAGTGGAGAGCATTTTGACCCTGGACCGGCTGCGGCAGAATGTGGCTGTCAAGGAACTGGAGACGGCCCATGGCCAGCCGCTGTCCATGCGCAAGACCGTCAGTGTGCCGAACTTCTCGCAG GCGGTCAAAGACACCACCAATACCGGGAGT ATCATGCGCTTCGATGCGTCGATGGAGTCGCTGCTGAATGTGGGACGATCCGAGTCCTTTGCCGATCTCAACAACAGTGCCCTGGGCAATAAGTTTACGCCAG TTCACAGCGGAGGGGGAGGATCCGGCAACGGAGTCATACGCAACCGGCACAGCTTCGGCGGCAAGGGCAGCAGCGAGGATTCGCCTGGAAAAGCCTTCGGCATTG CGCGTCCAACGTTTTTGAATCTCAATTTGAACTTGAACACATTGAGAATTGCGCCAACGAAAC CATCGCCAGCCACCAGCAAGCTGCTGGGCATGCGTATGACCACGCTGCATGAGGAGCCCCTGGGTGGACATCGATCGCTCGACGAGGAGCCCGAGGACAGCTACAGCGACTCGGAATATGCCGCAGAGTATGAGCAGGAGCGCCAGCAGAACAGGAGCCTGGCCACGCGGTCACGCCTCACGTCGTCCAAGACCATGGACTCGTTCATGGATGTCAGCAGCCACTCGAGCAACAACTACTTGAGCTACACGTCGAGCGCCAATGCGAATATGAAGCACTTGACAGGCCTGGCCACGCTCAGCATGAGCTCGTCCACCAGCAGTGGCTATGGCTCCCAGGCCGTTTCCTGTAATAATCTGAGCAACGAGGACATAACTTCCATGCGTTCCATGAGCATTGACGAGACTCCAG ATTTGGATCGCGTCAATTCCAACTCGCCACCAAACCGTCAGGCTCGAGTCAACCCCTTCCTCAAGGACATGCCTAAAGCCAAAACACAAGAGAAAGTCGAGCCCCAAGCTAAGACGCTGCAGGAGGCGTTCACACACCCCCTGGAGCAGCCAGAGTCGAAGGAAGCCGGCCAAAGTGATGATGAGTGCGAGCAGGtgcccaaaaataaaataaacaacaacaacaacgatagCATTATCAAGGAGGAGCCACAGCATGCGCCCGAGGAAGAACTTCAGGAGGTAGTGGAAGATGAGTCAGAGCAGAGACAGGAACTTTCCACAGACAATCAGAACGGCAATCAATCGCTGGACGAGGCCACACACAACATTTCAGAGCAGAACCTTGAGGGCGATGGCATCGTCAGAGAAGAACTGCCGGCTGGCAAAGTGATGCGGCGCAAAAAGTCCAATACGCAGCCACCGAACAACATTGGCaatagcaacaataacaataacaacagcaacagcacgaGCCAAACGGCACGCATCAACCAGCGTGCCTCGGTGGCTAAAATGGAAGGCCTGGCAGCGCACATGGACCCCAGCATTATGTCCAGCAGCACAGAAGTCGAGG ACGATGGCAAGGATGTGGTGCATCTGACGCTGCCCGATTGGATTGTGGTGGGTGAGTCGGTGCTGATCCGCCCGTCCAACGCCAGCGGCGTCATACGGTATGTGGGAACGACACACTTTCAGGCTGGAGCCTGGGTTGGTGTGGAACTGGACACGCCTACAGGCAAAAACGATGGCACCATGGAGGGCATACAGTATTTCCAGTGCAAGCCAAAGTACGGCAAGTTTGTGCGACCTGACAAGCTGCAGCTGGACAAGCGCGGCAAGGCGATGAGAGCCTACAAAGCCGCCGAGaagagcaacagcatcagcaaag AAATGAGCAGCTCGATGACACGCTCCAAGAGCCGCGGCGACTCGCTAAATGTGTCGGCGCGCAAATGA